In Mycobacterium gallinarum, a single window of DNA contains:
- a CDS encoding 3-phenylpropionate/cinnamic acid dioxygenase subunit beta, with protein MSRATGDEIATRQDAVEKLLLQAEIADFLNREADLLDERRYSEWLGLLTDDYEYSVPLRVNVAYDDLAELEQTQEGNDICWFDETKETVALRVKQLMTGLHWAEEPVSRVSHLVTNVRIEGIDGAEVDVSCRFLVYRNRVADETDLLVGRRKDRLRRVAGDWQLCRRRLLLDQSVLLAKNLSIIL; from the coding sequence GTGAGCCGAGCGACGGGCGATGAAATTGCCACGAGGCAGGATGCGGTCGAGAAGTTGCTGCTCCAGGCCGAAATCGCCGATTTCCTCAATCGGGAAGCCGACCTGCTCGACGAACGGCGTTACTCCGAGTGGCTTGGTCTGCTCACCGACGACTACGAGTACTCCGTTCCACTGCGGGTGAACGTCGCCTACGACGACCTCGCGGAGCTGGAGCAGACTCAGGAAGGTAACGACATCTGCTGGTTCGACGAGACGAAGGAGACCGTCGCTTTGCGGGTGAAGCAGCTGATGACAGGACTGCACTGGGCCGAAGAACCCGTCTCGCGAGTGTCACACCTGGTCACCAACGTGCGCATCGAGGGGATCGACGGCGCGGAAGTCGATGTGAGTTGCCGGTTCCTGGTGTATCGAAACCGGGTCGCCGATGAGACTGATCTGCTCGTCGGTCGGCGTAAGGACCGGTTGCGCCGCGTCGCTGGTGACTGGCAACTGTGCCGTCGCCGGCTACTCCTCGATCAATCGGTGTTGCTCGCCAAGAACCTCTCGATCATCTTATGA
- a CDS encoding ferredoxin, with amino-acid sequence MSVIKADEEVCQGYANCVVAAADIFDIGDAGTVVILDDTVAESDEARIVTAIRSCPVSALRLETA; translated from the coding sequence TTGAGTGTCATCAAGGCGGACGAGGAAGTCTGCCAGGGCTACGCGAACTGTGTCGTCGCAGCGGCCGACATTTTTGACATCGGTGATGCGGGAACCGTTGTCATTCTTGATGACACGGTAGCCGAGAGCGATGAGGCCCGGATTGTCACTGCAATTCGCAGTTGCCCCGTCTCGGCTCTACGTCTCGAAACGGCGTGA
- a CDS encoding FAS1-like dehydratase domain-containing protein: MNAADELRDRVGEKIRFRGADSVTQNDIRRKLEVFTFSCPLHDDEAAAKSHGYLGVVAPVTMTPLWGLPPYWAPGQPSPYLADGQEMTGNITDTLALPFSRSVNVSSEWQYHTPLYLGDRLNGTTTIISVEQKRTRVGTGIFLQYESEYLKDSGELVALNRNTVFNYDASRPRHEPDTSARTQQGVRPRPPQVHDADIRVDWTTPLEFDDVEVGAEVRGPALALTYQRIVMNIAADRMFSGIHHSAAAAHAAGLPDIIFNTRGLETLFEIGLRRWMGLRGRLVHLGPFKMSASIHPGDMVQARWTVTGKHAQAGAEAVDLQFGVFAGDRQAVQGIAIITLDGKSNANQSSVGEGGSL; this comes from the coding sequence ATGAACGCCGCTGACGAGTTACGCGATCGTGTCGGTGAGAAGATCCGCTTCCGCGGCGCCGACTCGGTGACGCAAAATGATATCCGCCGCAAATTAGAGGTTTTCACCTTTTCCTGCCCACTGCATGACGACGAGGCGGCAGCGAAGTCACACGGCTATCTCGGCGTCGTGGCTCCGGTGACAATGACTCCGCTGTGGGGACTACCGCCGTATTGGGCACCCGGCCAGCCCAGTCCTTATCTGGCCGACGGGCAGGAAATGACAGGGAATATCACCGACACGTTGGCTCTGCCGTTCAGCCGATCGGTCAACGTCAGTAGCGAGTGGCAGTACCACACACCGCTATACCTCGGGGACAGGCTGAATGGGACTACGACGATAATCTCGGTAGAGCAGAAGCGAACCCGGGTCGGTACCGGAATCTTCCTGCAATACGAGTCAGAGTATTTGAAGGATTCTGGAGAACTGGTCGCGCTCAACCGAAATACCGTCTTCAACTACGACGCCTCGAGGCCCCGGCATGAGCCCGACACTTCCGCACGCACCCAGCAGGGCGTCCGTCCCCGCCCACCTCAAGTGCACGATGCCGATATCCGTGTCGATTGGACCACGCCACTTGAGTTCGACGACGTTGAGGTCGGTGCTGAAGTGCGCGGACCGGCTTTGGCCCTGACCTACCAACGCATTGTGATGAACATTGCCGCGGATCGCATGTTTTCCGGGATACACCACAGCGCCGCGGCCGCGCATGCCGCGGGGCTGCCCGACATCATCTTCAATACTCGTGGCCTGGAAACCCTTTTCGAGATCGGGCTTCGTCGCTGGATGGGCCTTCGCGGCAGGTTGGTGCACCTCGGTCCATTCAAGATGAGTGCCTCGATTCACCCGGGCGATATGGTGCAGGCGCGATGGACTGTGACCGGCAAGCATGCGCAGGCCGGGGCAGAAGCCGTAGATCTCCAATTCGGCGTCTTCGCTGGGGATCGGCAAGCGGTGCAAGGGATCGCAATTATCACGCTCGATGGGAAAAGCAATGCTAATCAGAGTTCTGTAGGAGAAGGAGGGTCCCTTTGA
- a CDS encoding zinc-binding dehydrogenase, translating to MVIEVARAGICGTDLHEYIAGPMHAAPGVVMGHEYSGTVVGVGPDVHEFTEGDRVCGVGVFGCGECGSCKQGAEALCGTVGFIGFALNGALARYASVSAKALFRIPDDISLVEAAVVEPIASAYHAVRRSRLAAGETVFIAGAGAIGLALVQFCLAQGATQIIVSEVSASRRVAAHRVGATRVIDPLVEDPVEVVQTLTHGNGVDVSFDAAGVQPALDAALSVLRPRGRLMVVAIWEAAAGIDINRSIMREANIGFSFCYEAQSQVPAILTLLSVGALSLSELITDEIPLDAVVSQGFEELRINRDAHIKILIDPSA from the coding sequence GTGGTCATCGAGGTGGCCCGAGCGGGGATCTGCGGCACAGACCTGCACGAGTACATCGCCGGTCCGATGCATGCTGCACCAGGGGTCGTCATGGGGCACGAATATTCCGGGACGGTGGTCGGCGTCGGGCCCGACGTGCACGAGTTCACCGAAGGTGACCGGGTTTGCGGCGTCGGCGTTTTCGGCTGCGGTGAATGCGGCTCCTGCAAACAGGGCGCTGAAGCACTCTGCGGGACAGTCGGTTTCATCGGCTTCGCTCTCAATGGGGCACTTGCCCGCTACGCATCGGTGTCGGCGAAGGCGTTGTTTCGCATCCCGGATGACATCAGTCTCGTCGAGGCTGCCGTCGTCGAACCGATCGCGTCGGCGTACCACGCTGTTCGCCGTAGCCGGCTGGCAGCGGGTGAGACCGTCTTCATCGCCGGTGCCGGCGCGATCGGCCTTGCCCTTGTGCAGTTCTGCCTTGCTCAAGGTGCGACTCAGATCATCGTCAGTGAGGTTTCGGCATCGCGCCGCGTCGCCGCCCACCGGGTCGGGGCTACTCGCGTAATCGATCCTCTGGTCGAGGATCCAGTCGAGGTGGTTCAGACGTTGACACACGGAAACGGCGTCGATGTCTCCTTCGACGCCGCGGGCGTACAACCCGCGCTTGACGCGGCGTTGAGCGTTCTCCGCCCCCGCGGTCGATTGATGGTCGTGGCGATATGGGAGGCCGCGGCTGGTATCGACATCAATCGAAGCATCATGCGCGAAGCTAATATCGGCTTCTCGTTTTGTTATGAAGCCCAAAGTCAGGTTCCGGCAATTCTCACCTTACTTTCTGTTGGGGCCCTCAGCCTAAGTGAACTGATCACCGATGAGATCCCGTTGGACGCCGTGGTCAGTCAGGGTTTCGAGGAATTGCGCATCAACCGCGATGCACACATAAAAATACTGATCGACCCATCGGCATAG
- a CDS encoding CaiB/BaiF CoA transferase family protein, with amino-acid sequence MSANMESLFDGLTVLELGHVIAAPFAASLIGDFGAQVIKIEDPGSGDMLRGSGPTKDGVHLWWKSAARNKSSVAIDLRLPEGQALVRKMVERADVVIENFRPGTLERWGLGWEELHAANPRLIMLRISGYGQIGPESAKPGYGRVGEAMSGAVHITGHPDRPPTHFGFSLGDVTTGIMGAFAVAGALFKREVIGTRFDGECIDLALYESLFRGIDWQVILYDQLNFVAERQGNQFQVSPSPVSDTYLSCDGVWYTVATGTVRSVQSLLDLLGGTTLRNDPRYATQELQMLHREELGEMVRKWFAENNSDIVEKACASAGVVAARIFTPAEMFSSPTFAARQSLVEVADQELGPVRVTGVVPRLTNFPGSVRSTGPRLGIHGKRVLTEWLGLADSQYEALVSRGVVGAVDVDGEDPGH; translated from the coding sequence GTGTCCGCGAATATGGAGAGCCTTTTCGACGGTCTCACGGTCCTCGAGCTGGGGCACGTGATCGCGGCGCCTTTCGCTGCGTCGTTGATCGGCGACTTCGGAGCACAGGTCATCAAGATCGAAGACCCCGGCTCGGGCGACATGTTGCGCGGGTCCGGTCCCACGAAGGACGGAGTGCACCTTTGGTGGAAGTCCGCGGCCCGGAACAAGTCAAGCGTGGCTATCGATCTGCGCCTCCCCGAGGGGCAAGCGCTGGTGCGCAAAATGGTCGAACGCGCAGACGTGGTGATCGAAAACTTCCGTCCGGGAACGCTCGAGCGTTGGGGACTGGGATGGGAGGAACTGCACGCAGCCAACCCGCGGCTGATCATGTTGCGGATTTCTGGGTATGGCCAGATCGGCCCGGAGAGTGCGAAGCCGGGATACGGACGGGTCGGGGAGGCGATGAGCGGAGCGGTACACATCACCGGCCACCCTGACCGACCACCGACACATTTCGGTTTCTCCCTGGGCGATGTGACGACAGGAATCATGGGTGCATTCGCTGTTGCCGGAGCACTGTTCAAACGTGAAGTGATCGGGACTCGCTTCGATGGGGAATGTATCGATCTGGCTCTCTACGAATCACTGTTTCGTGGCATCGACTGGCAGGTCATCCTCTACGACCAGTTGAACTTTGTTGCCGAGCGTCAGGGCAACCAGTTCCAGGTCAGCCCGTCACCGGTGTCAGATACTTATCTCAGTTGCGATGGGGTGTGGTACACCGTGGCGACCGGCACCGTGCGGTCAGTGCAGAGCCTTCTCGACCTGTTGGGCGGCACGACTCTGCGCAACGATCCGAGGTACGCGACTCAGGAGCTGCAGATGTTGCACCGCGAAGAGCTCGGCGAGATGGTTCGGAAGTGGTTCGCCGAAAACAACTCCGATATTGTCGAAAAGGCCTGCGCGAGTGCGGGCGTCGTTGCTGCGCGCATATTCACGCCGGCAGAGATGTTCTCAAGTCCCACGTTCGCGGCTCGCCAGAGCCTCGTCGAGGTCGCTGATCAGGAATTGGGTCCGGTCCGTGTCACCGGGGTGGTGCCGAGGCTGACGAACTTTCCCGGATCCGTACGCAGCACCGGGCCCCGTCTCGGGATCCACGGCAAAAGGGTGCTGACTGAGTGGCTCGGCTTGGCCGACTCGCAGTACGAGGCCCTGGTATCTAGGGGTGTCGTCGGAGCGGTCGACGTCGACGGAGAGGATCCCGGGCATTGA
- a CDS encoding NAD(P)-dependent oxidoreductase, giving the protein MRRVGVIGLGGMGSALAASLLATDHSVVCFDIRPDVLRPVVELGAQSAGDARELAGACDVVLTVLPGPTQVLEVALGSERGVLAGLPEGAALLDMSTCNPEVAAVIGQAYDAVGRRFVDCPVSRKAPDLTVLVGGPRGVLGPDADVLAAVARTLVYCGQRGAGYATKLLNQHVKYSWYLASAEALLIAEAMGLKASEVAEAIAECSGGDSGLTTAAAYFRHDTEFVRSRAPASTIEKDSALAERMATNAGIRSRTLAVVVDFFQSVAASEFRDRAYPESTELLKRIRSMPPKSTPTP; this is encoded by the coding sequence ATGAGGCGGGTCGGCGTGATCGGTTTGGGCGGTATGGGCTCCGCCCTGGCAGCGTCACTTCTCGCGACGGACCATTCGGTAGTTTGTTTCGACATTCGGCCCGACGTGTTACGCCCAGTTGTAGAGCTAGGCGCCCAGTCAGCTGGGGACGCGCGTGAGCTGGCCGGCGCATGTGACGTCGTTTTGACGGTCCTGCCGGGGCCGACTCAGGTGCTGGAGGTCGCGCTCGGGTCGGAGCGAGGTGTGTTGGCCGGCCTTCCCGAAGGGGCCGCCCTGCTGGATATGTCGACGTGTAACCCCGAGGTTGCAGCGGTCATCGGGCAGGCCTACGACGCGGTTGGGAGGCGCTTCGTCGATTGCCCCGTTAGCCGAAAGGCGCCGGACCTGACCGTTCTGGTCGGAGGGCCGCGCGGGGTGCTCGGCCCTGATGCCGATGTCCTTGCCGCCGTGGCCCGCACCTTGGTGTACTGCGGCCAACGAGGTGCGGGCTACGCCACCAAGCTCCTCAACCAGCATGTCAAGTACAGTTGGTACCTCGCCTCTGCGGAAGCGCTTTTAATTGCTGAGGCGATGGGGTTGAAGGCCAGCGAGGTAGCCGAAGCGATCGCGGAGTGCAGCGGGGGGGACTCGGGTCTCACCACGGCGGCAGCGTATTTCCGTCACGACACTGAGTTCGTTCGTAGCCGCGCCCCCGCTAGCACCATCGAAAAAGACTCCGCGCTGGCGGAGAGAATGGCGACGAACGCCGGTATCCGCAGTAGAACGCTTGCGGTCGTCGTCGACTTCTTCCAAAGCGTTGCGGCCTCGGAGTTTCGCGACCGTGCCTACCCCGAGAGCACAGAACTTCTTAAACGAATCCGGTCGATGCCTCCGAAGTCAACCCCCACGCCGTGA
- a CDS encoding cupin domain-containing protein, whose amino-acid sequence MSTSLQPKRRADDVTALRVMTEEMRPLLVGDGYQMFDVRAPQSSGPPPHQHPWDESYVVLEGELWVSRGGEETTLQVGEAIRVPAGVVHAYRVLSEGARWLTTSSFPGGALDFFSDVDETSNGPGDVKALIEAAKRNNVKFADPALG is encoded by the coding sequence ATGTCTACTTCGCTCCAACCGAAGCGGCGTGCCGATGATGTGACCGCCCTGCGAGTGATGACAGAGGAAATGCGCCCGCTTCTCGTCGGCGACGGGTATCAGATGTTCGATGTGCGCGCTCCGCAATCATCTGGACCTCCACCGCACCAACACCCTTGGGATGAAAGCTATGTGGTGCTCGAGGGCGAACTGTGGGTGAGCCGCGGCGGCGAAGAAACGACCCTGCAGGTGGGTGAGGCGATTCGGGTGCCGGCTGGCGTCGTGCACGCCTATCGCGTTCTCTCTGAGGGCGCCCGGTGGCTTACGACCTCGTCTTTCCCGGGGGGCGCGCTGGATTTCTTCTCAGATGTGGATGAAACCTCGAACGGCCCCGGCGACGTGAAGGCCCTTATTGAGGCGGCCAAGCGAAACAATGTCAAATTCGCCGATCCCGCGCTCGGATAG
- a CDS encoding aromatic ring-hydroxylating oxygenase subunit alpha has product MTLEMSTSGGADRTARSLVDVDRGEISREIFVDASIFNLELECLFPRTWLFVGHASQVSAPGQFFSSRMGSDPVLLTRDAQGGVNVLLNSCRHRGMAVCRYDEGRALQFTCPYHGWSYSMDGSLVSTPGDLHGVPQQSMAYGNDLDKASWGLVSAAKVHNYKGLIFACWDPAAPDFDEYVGDFHYWLDNLADAFDGTEGATEVFRGVQKWRIRSNWKFVSENFLGDTYHGATTHASVEQVGIGPGGRNSRRHGERQDQGGFSKGRVKTSFRTGHGASDNLAYEIAYPEFAEEPALSEYFSQAWALRKERLEAQGRQLGGRGPATMFPNMSFSAGFPRTILVSHPISPTETEVWRWYLIDKSAPDYVRDWLRRYYMRYSGPGGMTEQDDMENWNYATQASQGVIARRYPYNYQQGLGKETPSALDKAVHSHQPIAGEVNARAFYRRWAEFIDNLSWPQLTELAKSDERAAQS; this is encoded by the coding sequence ATGACGTTAGAAATGAGTACTTCAGGCGGTGCGGATCGGACCGCTCGTAGTCTCGTCGATGTCGATCGCGGGGAGATCAGTCGGGAAATCTTCGTCGATGCTTCGATTTTCAACCTTGAGCTGGAGTGTTTGTTTCCGCGGACCTGGTTGTTTGTGGGTCATGCCTCGCAGGTGTCTGCGCCGGGTCAGTTCTTCTCGTCGAGGATGGGTTCGGATCCGGTGCTGTTGACCCGTGACGCGCAGGGTGGCGTGAATGTCCTGCTGAACTCGTGTCGTCATCGGGGTATGGCGGTGTGTCGCTATGACGAGGGCCGTGCGCTTCAGTTCACCTGCCCTTACCACGGCTGGTCGTACTCGATGGACGGTTCGCTGGTGTCCACTCCAGGAGATTTGCACGGTGTGCCGCAGCAGAGCATGGCCTACGGTAATGACCTTGACAAAGCGAGTTGGGGGCTTGTCAGCGCTGCCAAGGTCCACAATTACAAGGGCCTGATCTTCGCGTGCTGGGATCCCGCTGCCCCGGACTTCGACGAGTATGTCGGTGACTTTCATTATTGGCTGGACAACCTGGCCGATGCTTTCGATGGCACCGAGGGCGCTACGGAGGTGTTCCGCGGAGTGCAGAAGTGGCGCATCAGGTCGAATTGGAAGTTCGTTTCAGAGAATTTTCTCGGCGATACCTATCACGGGGCGACGACTCATGCCTCGGTTGAGCAGGTGGGTATTGGCCCGGGCGGCAGGAATTCGCGGCGCCACGGTGAACGACAGGATCAGGGTGGTTTTTCGAAAGGCCGAGTGAAGACGTCGTTTCGTACGGGTCACGGTGCGTCGGACAACCTGGCGTATGAGATCGCCTATCCTGAGTTCGCCGAAGAACCGGCCTTGAGTGAGTACTTCTCCCAGGCCTGGGCACTCCGTAAAGAGCGGTTGGAGGCGCAGGGCAGACAGCTCGGTGGTCGTGGCCCAGCGACGATGTTCCCCAACATGTCGTTTTCCGCCGGTTTTCCGAGGACGATTCTGGTGTCACACCCGATCAGCCCGACCGAAACCGAGGTGTGGCGCTGGTACCTCATCGACAAGAGCGCACCCGATTATGTACGTGATTGGCTGCGACGTTATTACATGCGCTACTCCGGTCCCGGAGGGATGACGGAGCAAGACGATATGGAGAACTGGAATTACGCGACGCAGGCCAGCCAGGGCGTGATAGCCCGACGCTATCCCTACAACTATCAGCAGGGACTGGGTAAGGAAACTCCCAGTGCGCTCGACAAGGCCGTTCATTCCCACCAACCCATCGCCGGAGAGGTGAATGCACGCGCCTTTTACCGGCGATGGGCCGAGTTCATTGACAACCTCTCGTGGCCTCAACTGACCGAGCTCGCCAAATCCGACGAGAGAGCCGCACAGTCGTGA
- a CDS encoding Zn-ribbon domain-containing OB-fold protein produces MGADVATPPLPSLEGLTAEFYGHCRRQELSFQRCSSCGRWRHVPRLACVGCGSNAWSWQRSSGRGVVFSFTVIHRALHPGFDEDVPFVCAVVEMDEGVRMVARIVDEVADRTATLADAAVEVVYVHVADDVVLPAFRLSTAEARGNERR; encoded by the coding sequence ATGGGAGCGGATGTCGCAACACCGCCACTGCCATCCCTGGAAGGTCTCACGGCGGAGTTTTACGGCCACTGCCGACGTCAAGAGCTGTCGTTTCAGCGATGCTCAAGCTGCGGTCGTTGGCGTCATGTTCCTCGCCTGGCGTGCGTCGGGTGCGGCAGTAACGCATGGTCTTGGCAGAGGTCGTCGGGTAGGGGAGTGGTATTCAGCTTCACGGTTATTCACCGCGCGCTGCATCCCGGTTTCGACGAGGACGTCCCGTTCGTGTGTGCCGTCGTCGAAATGGATGAGGGTGTGCGGATGGTGGCACGGATAGTGGACGAAGTTGCCGACCGGACAGCGACGCTGGCGGATGCGGCCGTCGAGGTTGTCTACGTGCATGTCGCCGATGATGTTGTGCTACCGGCATTTCGGCTGTCCACTGCGGAAGCGCGGGGCAATGAACGCCGCTGA
- a CDS encoding MarR family winged helix-turn-helix transcriptional regulator, translated as MTTEKLTMAQQVAAKTREAGPDHDPSSLALPLALYRAVTAFGRVAVDELAPVDLSMSQFNVLTVLKRADGPITMGALADSISVRQASLTSVVDSLTKAGLVTRKMNPRDRRSVVVAISKKGDQFMTEFLPGHYDFLEGLFAGINPRHRQQLLARLNELIDCLESYPTGQRTS; from the coding sequence ATGACTACCGAGAAGTTGACGATGGCCCAACAGGTCGCGGCCAAGACCCGCGAAGCGGGACCCGATCACGATCCTTCGTCATTGGCGCTCCCGCTTGCGCTCTACCGTGCCGTGACGGCGTTCGGCCGGGTAGCCGTCGATGAGCTTGCGCCTGTTGACCTTTCGATGAGCCAATTCAATGTTCTCACCGTCCTCAAGCGGGCCGACGGGCCGATTACGATGGGCGCACTGGCCGATTCGATTTCTGTACGCCAAGCCAGCCTGACGAGCGTGGTGGACAGCCTGACCAAGGCTGGGTTGGTCACGCGCAAGATGAATCCCCGCGATCGGCGCTCGGTAGTGGTCGCGATTTCGAAGAAGGGGGATCAGTTCATGACCGAGTTTCTGCCCGGTCATTACGACTTCCTCGAGGGACTCTTTGCCGGTATCAACCCGCGACACAGGCAGCAGCTCCTCGCACGACTGAACGAACTTATAGATTGCTTGGAGAGTTATCCGACCGGCCAGCGCACCTCCTGA
- a CDS encoding thiolase C-terminal domain-containing protein, with product MTALRDKACIVGVGHTVYRRGGTESATDLGLQLEAARAAIVDAGMSPGEIDGLICPINGGTAEDFVANLGLTQLRYAVTSHTGGAASVAGLATAAMAVWSGVARSVLIAAGWCGYSGPRARGMASSAEMAIGKVVRDYYAPQGAVSAVHQYALVADRYVRKYDVPPEALGAVAVAFRANAQLNSNAVMCGRELTMKEYLDSPPISTPFRLFDCSLETDGAAAVVVSGADCAADGPHRPVFVMSVAEGRPFPVDEFANRADPLEIGLAEAAPRAFADAGVAPSDIDLFEVYDSFTINVLRQIEATGFCKAGEAADFVLDGHIAADGSLPTNLNGGLLSEAHVQGMNNLVEAVRQLRGGLAQRQVHNAELAVVTGMGGGWGSGALAILRR from the coding sequence TTGACTGCGCTGCGCGACAAGGCCTGCATCGTCGGCGTTGGTCATACGGTCTACCGTCGTGGTGGTACTGAGTCTGCAACAGACCTTGGCCTGCAACTTGAAGCAGCCCGTGCCGCGATTGTGGATGCCGGGATGTCGCCTGGTGAGATCGATGGCCTCATCTGCCCTATCAACGGTGGCACGGCCGAAGACTTCGTAGCGAATCTCGGCCTGACACAACTTCGTTACGCGGTGACATCCCATACCGGAGGGGCGGCAAGTGTGGCGGGTCTGGCCACTGCGGCGATGGCGGTGTGGTCGGGCGTCGCGCGTAGTGTCCTCATTGCCGCGGGCTGGTGTGGGTACTCCGGTCCGCGTGCCCGCGGGATGGCGTCGAGCGCGGAGATGGCGATAGGCAAGGTTGTTCGGGACTATTACGCCCCGCAGGGCGCGGTGTCGGCTGTGCACCAGTATGCGCTCGTGGCCGACCGATACGTCCGGAAGTACGACGTGCCGCCTGAAGCGTTGGGGGCCGTGGCAGTTGCGTTTCGCGCTAACGCGCAGCTCAACTCGAATGCGGTGATGTGCGGCCGTGAGTTGACGATGAAGGAATATCTCGACTCTCCACCGATCAGTACGCCGTTTCGTTTGTTCGATTGCAGTTTGGAGACCGACGGGGCAGCTGCGGTGGTGGTATCAGGGGCCGATTGTGCGGCGGACGGTCCGCACCGGCCGGTGTTTGTGATGAGTGTGGCGGAAGGGCGCCCATTTCCCGTCGATGAATTCGCCAACAGGGCAGACCCGTTGGAGATCGGGCTTGCCGAGGCGGCGCCGCGCGCATTTGCCGACGCTGGTGTCGCCCCGTCTGATATCGATCTGTTTGAGGTTTACGACAGTTTCACGATCAACGTGTTGCGTCAGATCGAAGCGACCGGGTTCTGTAAGGCCGGCGAAGCAGCGGATTTCGTGCTCGACGGCCATATAGCCGCCGACGGCTCGTTGCCGACGAATCTCAACGGCGGTTTGCTGTCCGAAGCGCACGTGCAGGGGATGAACAATCTGGTCGAGGCGGTGCGGCAGCTGCGCGGGGGTTTAGCCCAGCGGCAGGTCCACAATGCGGAATTAGCGGTAGTGACCGGTATGGGCGGCGGATGGGGTTCAGGTGCTCTCGCCATATTGCGTCGGTGA
- a CDS encoding aromatic-ring-hydroxylating dioxygenase subunit beta, producing the protein MTTTLPQDPPQAARVSREVREEIEDFLFDEADLLDRDEFEEWLGLLAPDVHYFARVRQTLRRAGGRGFSERSMHLNDNYTSLKMRIQRHRTSSDWAEDPPSRIRHFITNVRVRSGDGDGRYRVTSNALLVRTRADEAKAETVSAERRDIIRRDEGGWKLVQREILLDHTTLPTHNLSFWI; encoded by the coding sequence ATGACGACAACGCTGCCGCAGGATCCACCTCAAGCTGCGAGGGTTTCGCGGGAGGTGCGTGAGGAAATCGAAGACTTCCTTTTCGACGAGGCTGATCTGTTGGATCGCGATGAGTTCGAGGAGTGGCTGGGATTGCTGGCACCGGATGTGCACTATTTCGCGCGCGTCCGTCAGACGCTTCGAAGAGCAGGGGGACGGGGGTTTTCTGAGCGCTCCATGCATTTGAACGATAACTACACGAGCCTGAAGATGCGTATTCAGCGGCACCGAACGTCGTCGGATTGGGCTGAGGATCCTCCCTCGCGGATCCGGCACTTCATAACCAACGTCAGGGTCAGGTCTGGTGACGGCGACGGTCGGTACCGAGTCACCTCGAATGCATTGCTGGTGCGCACGCGCGCGGACGAGGCCAAGGCGGAGACAGTCTCTGCCGAGCGCCGAGACATTATTCGTCGCGACGAGGGGGGTTGGAAACTGGTCCAGCGCGAGATCCTGCTGGATCACACCACGTTGCCCACGCACAACCTGTCATTTTGGATCTAA
- a CDS encoding alpha/beta fold hydrolase, giving the protein MLKDTSICVSLLGAETRFVYVDGIRTRTIQAGEGPDLILMHGGGGHAEAFARNVSTLSRHFRVHALDLLGHGLTGPCDVAPGRKDYVSHLLGYMDQEGIDRAHLLGESLGGWIAAWTALEHRDRVDRLIYVCGARLTLQVGADAEARTAAGRAELARLTQQFLADPSPANVRERMAWLFHQPDRDLTDELVALRWALYETEESRSAMTNATAPPSAATAQDNLTAERLASLSTPTLVLWTSHNPSATVDFGRRAAELIPDAEFALMEDCGHWPQWERPEEFNQIITDYLNGDRASRGQG; this is encoded by the coding sequence TTGCTCAAAGACACTTCGATTTGTGTGAGCTTGCTTGGGGCGGAGACACGCTTCGTGTATGTCGATGGCATCCGAACTAGGACAATTCAGGCGGGCGAAGGTCCGGACCTGATTCTCATGCACGGGGGAGGTGGTCACGCCGAAGCCTTCGCACGCAACGTGTCGACGCTGTCGCGTCATTTCCGGGTGCATGCGCTGGATCTGTTGGGTCACGGTCTCACCGGTCCTTGCGATGTCGCCCCGGGGCGAAAGGACTATGTCAGTCACCTTCTCGGATACATGGACCAGGAAGGTATCGATCGAGCCCACTTGTTGGGCGAGTCGTTGGGAGGTTGGATCGCAGCGTGGACTGCGCTGGAACATCGCGACCGTGTCGACCGGTTGATCTACGTGTGCGGCGCGCGGTTGACACTGCAGGTCGGCGCCGATGCCGAGGCTCGCACCGCTGCCGGGCGCGCAGAGCTTGCCCGACTCACCCAGCAATTCCTGGCTGACCCCAGTCCGGCGAATGTACGGGAGAGAATGGCCTGGCTTTTCCACCAGCCTGACCGCGATCTGACCGATGAACTGGTGGCGCTGCGGTGGGCGCTCTACGAGACCGAAGAATCGCGGTCGGCGATGACCAATGCGACGGCGCCGCCATCAGCGGCCACTGCGCAGGACAATCTCACGGCTGAGCGGCTGGCTAGCTTGAGCACGCCCACGCTAGTTCTGTGGACGAGTCACAATCCCTCGGCGACTGTGGATTTCGGCCGGCGCGCAGCCGAGCTGATTCCCGATGCCGAATTCGCATTGATGGAGGACTGTGGCCATTGGCCGCAATGGGAACGGCCGGAGGAGTTCAACCAGATCATCACCGACTACCTCAACGGTGATCGCGCATCCCGAGGGCAAGGTTGA